One window from the genome of Solirubrobacterales bacterium encodes:
- a CDS encoding DUF4190 domain-containing protein, translated as MNDQEQAPPAPVFVPAGAQPPPGYVPYYPVPAVPLKKPNGNATASLIISGGSLAALIFTIGFFAPLTLITSIVGTVLGHKAKSATDRDPEVGQRDEAIAGFWMGIGGIILSVLAIAFWVVVILVMVAADPNSSFDSDLFVDDPRLD; from the coding sequence ATGAACGACCAAGAACAAGCGCCGCCAGCACCAGTGTTTGTCCCGGCGGGCGCTCAGCCGCCGCCCGGTTACGTGCCCTACTACCCAGTGCCCGCGGTGCCGCTGAAGAAGCCAAACGGGAACGCGACCGCCAGCTTGATCATCTCCGGCGGCTCTCTGGCCGCATTGATCTTCACCATCGGATTTTTCGCACCCCTGACTCTGATCACTTCGATCGTCGGCACGGTCCTCGGGCACAAGGCAAAAAGCGCCACGGACCGGGACCCAGAGGTCGGCCAGCGCGATGAGGCGATCGCCGGGTTCTGGATGGGCATCGGTGGGATCATCCTGTCGGTACTCGCAATCGCCTTTTGGGTGGTCGTGATTCTGGTGATGGTCGCCGCGGATCCGAACTCCAGCTTCGACAGTGACCTGTTCGTCGATGATCCAAGACTTGACTGA